One window from the genome of Streptomyces sp. WZ-12 encodes:
- a CDS encoding peptidoglycan-binding domain-containing protein encodes MTVTTDTEPTAQDPTPDGDTDSTGPRRTRLRRKPVIVSAVLVAALAAGTLAVLQPWHGGFTRTGHATGHHTTAEVQRTSLADGLKLAGQLSYGTPTDVVPQGHGVLTALPKEGDRIKAGRRLYEVDGAPVVLFTGDRPLWRDLTAGMSEGEDVRELKRNLVDLGYADGLGLSVDEKFTKSTVTAVERWQKAAGLQQTGKVTLGSVVVLPSATVRVQQVPARLGATVGASAVLKVTGTDLVAQLQPSDDQVSQFQPGGKVTVQLADGTRLPGTIRTLSLGGSGNQQGNGGGGESGGGGDTSKTTVTIALDSQKQAAKAGPSSVTVTVTGQSVDDALVVPVTALLALDGGGYGVQVVSGSRTRLVRVQLGLVANAKAQITGEIKAGDQVVIPS; translated from the coding sequence GTGACCGTGACCACCGACACCGAACCGACCGCGCAGGACCCCACACCGGACGGGGACACCGACTCCACCGGCCCGCGGCGTACCCGGCTCCGCCGCAAGCCCGTGATCGTCTCCGCGGTCCTGGTGGCCGCCCTGGCCGCAGGGACCTTGGCCGTCCTCCAGCCCTGGCACGGCGGCTTCACACGGACCGGGCACGCAACGGGCCACCACACCACCGCCGAAGTCCAGCGCACCTCCCTCGCCGACGGCCTGAAACTGGCCGGGCAACTTTCCTACGGCACCCCGACCGACGTGGTCCCCCAGGGACACGGCGTCCTCACCGCGCTCCCCAAGGAGGGCGACCGGATCAAGGCCGGGCGGCGGCTGTACGAGGTCGACGGCGCCCCCGTCGTCCTGTTCACCGGCGACCGCCCCCTCTGGCGCGACCTCACCGCGGGCATGTCCGAAGGCGAGGACGTACGGGAGCTCAAGCGCAACCTCGTCGACCTCGGCTACGCGGACGGGCTCGGGCTGAGCGTGGACGAGAAGTTCACGAAATCGACCGTCACCGCGGTCGAGCGCTGGCAGAAGGCCGCCGGGCTCCAACAGACCGGCAAGGTCACGCTCGGCTCGGTCGTGGTCCTGCCCTCGGCGACAGTACGGGTGCAGCAGGTGCCCGCCCGGCTGGGCGCGACCGTCGGCGCCTCGGCGGTGCTCAAGGTCACCGGCACCGACCTGGTGGCCCAGCTCCAGCCGTCCGACGACCAGGTCTCCCAGTTCCAACCCGGCGGCAAGGTGACCGTCCAACTGGCCGACGGCACTCGGCTCCCCGGCACCATCCGCACCCTCAGCCTGGGCGGCTCGGGCAACCAACAGGGCAACGGCGGTGGCGGCGAGAGCGGCGGAGGCGGCGACACGAGCAAGACAACCGTGACCATCGCCCTCGACAGCCAGAAGCAGGCGGCGAAGGCAGGCCCTTCCTCGGTGACCGTGACCGTCACCGGCCAGAGCGTCGATGACGCCCTCGTCGTCCCCGTCACCGCCCTGCTCGCGCTGGACGGCGGAGGCTACGGCGTCCAGGTGGTCAGCGGCAGCCGGACCCGGCTCGTCCGCGTTCAGCTCGGACTCGTCGCCAACGCCAAGGCCCAGATCACCGGCGAGATCAAGGCCGGCGACCAGGTGGTGATCCCGTCATGA
- a CDS encoding ABC transporter ATP-binding protein, giving the protein MTTLFDAPDKASVPPVLELRGIVKEYPGKHPTTPPLRILHDIDLTVTPGELVAVVGPSGSGKSTLLALLGSLDRPTDGQLLFEGDDLTTLTEPEVAALRAHRIGFVFQQFFLLPGLTTVENVTTGLLYSGTSPSLRRSRAIEALREVGLGHRLDHHPSQLSGGEQQRVAIARALVGRPALLLADEPTGALDTASGAAVVELLRHLNTTGTTVMVITHDRDLAASFPRRIGIQDGRIAFDETSASPQLPESGESDTPDGGNAPEEASR; this is encoded by the coding sequence ATGACCACGCTCTTCGACGCACCCGACAAGGCGTCTGTGCCACCGGTCCTGGAACTGCGCGGCATCGTCAAGGAATATCCCGGCAAACACCCCACCACGCCCCCCTTGCGCATCCTGCACGACATCGACCTGACCGTGACGCCGGGCGAACTCGTCGCCGTCGTCGGCCCCTCCGGCTCAGGCAAATCCACCCTGCTCGCCCTGCTCGGCTCCCTCGACCGGCCCACCGATGGACAACTCCTCTTCGAAGGAGACGACCTGACCACCCTCACGGAGCCGGAGGTGGCCGCCCTGCGCGCCCACCGCATCGGCTTCGTCTTCCAGCAGTTCTTCCTGCTGCCCGGCCTCACCACCGTCGAGAACGTCACCACCGGCCTGCTCTACAGCGGTACCAGCCCCTCGCTACGCCGCTCACGCGCCATCGAGGCACTGCGCGAGGTTGGCCTCGGCCACCGACTCGACCATCACCCCAGCCAGCTGTCCGGCGGCGAACAGCAGCGAGTCGCCATCGCCCGCGCCCTCGTCGGCCGCCCCGCCCTGCTGCTCGCCGACGAGCCGACTGGAGCTCTGGACACCGCCTCCGGAGCCGCCGTCGTCGAACTGTTGCGCCACCTGAACACAACAGGTACCACCGTGATGGTCATCACCCACGACCGCGACCTGGCCGCCTCCTTCCCCCGCCGCATCGGCATCCAGGACGGCCGCATAGCCTTCGACGAGACCAGCGCCTCTCCGCAGCTCCCGGAATCCGGCGAGAGCGACACCCCCGACGGAGGCAACGCCCCTGAGGAGGCGTCCCGTTGA
- a CDS encoding ABC transporter permease, whose amino-acid sequence MKRRNITTPRPTRLSPADLLRLGLLGPRTRRLRSALSALGISLGIAAAVAVTGISSSNQAHLLERLDRLGSNVITVGPGKDTDQKKVPLPPEAEKMLANIAPVQRVTATGDTTAHVYRSDLVPTEQNGSIAVEAARLSLPDVLHAQLRSGRWLDTASQHLPVTVLGDQAAGRLGISTPGQEVWLGGQWYAVIGILQPNELIPDLDTSALVGWPQATAHLGADGTASAVYVQAHPERVDAVQSVAGATANPAHPTEVAVTRPSDLLKARTETQNTMTGLVLTLAAVALLVGGVGIANTMVVGVMERRGEIGLRRALGARSGQVATQFLIEAILLGLGGGLAGAVGGALTVYTYAAAQGWPASVPLHTLAAGPLTAMLVATTAGIYPALRAARMPPTTALRGA is encoded by the coding sequence TTGAAACGCCGTAACATCACCACGCCGCGTCCCACCCGGCTGAGCCCCGCCGACCTGCTGCGCCTGGGCCTGCTCGGCCCGCGCACCCGCCGCTTGCGCTCGGCGCTGTCGGCGCTCGGCATCTCACTCGGCATCGCCGCCGCCGTCGCGGTCACCGGGATCTCCTCCTCCAACCAGGCCCATCTCCTGGAACGCCTGGACCGGCTCGGCTCGAACGTGATCACCGTGGGCCCCGGCAAGGACACCGACCAGAAGAAGGTGCCCCTGCCCCCCGAGGCCGAGAAGATGCTCGCCAACATCGCCCCCGTCCAGCGGGTCACCGCGACCGGCGACACCACCGCCCACGTCTACCGCAGCGACCTGGTGCCCACCGAGCAGAACGGCAGCATCGCCGTCGAGGCGGCCCGGCTCAGCCTCCCGGACGTCCTGCACGCCCAACTGCGCTCCGGCCGCTGGCTGGACACCGCCAGCCAGCACCTCCCTGTCACCGTGCTCGGCGACCAGGCCGCCGGCCGCCTCGGCATCAGCACACCCGGCCAAGAGGTCTGGCTCGGCGGCCAGTGGTACGCCGTCATCGGCATCCTTCAACCCAACGAACTCATCCCCGACCTCGACACCTCCGCCCTCGTTGGTTGGCCCCAGGCCACCGCCCACCTGGGCGCCGACGGCACCGCCTCCGCCGTATACGTACAAGCCCACCCCGAGCGGGTCGACGCCGTGCAGTCCGTGGCCGGAGCCACCGCCAACCCCGCCCACCCCACCGAAGTCGCAGTCACCCGCCCCTCCGACCTCCTCAAGGCCCGCACCGAGACTCAGAACACCATGACCGGCCTGGTCCTCACGCTCGCCGCAGTCGCCCTCCTCGTCGGCGGCGTCGGCATCGCCAACACCATGGTCGTCGGCGTCATGGAACGCCGCGGCGAGATCGGCCTGCGCCGGGCCCTGGGCGCCCGCAGCGGACAGGTGGCAACCCAGTTCCTCATCGAGGCCATCCTGCTGGGACTGGGGGGCGGTCTCGCCGGAGCCGTCGGCGGCGCCCTCACGGTGTACACCTACGCCGCTGCCCAAGGCTGGCCCGCGAGCGTCCCCCTCCACACCCTCGCCGCAGGCCCTCTCACCGCCATGCTCGTCGCCACAACCGCAGGCATCTACCCCGCCCTGCGCGCCGCCCGCATGCCCCCCACCACCGCACTACGCGGAGCGTGA
- a CDS encoding LamG-like jellyroll fold domain-containing protein, translating to MSSLSSEQQLLKVYSDRSYVHTTTVRHQGTTVALAMDDQRRLVYSVLDLTRHDDGKGELDAAYWSENPLPLRFPTEISNVGFAAVGATALPAVKRGGRVEAAPGERLDDDERDPFLSTTARLTALAPFHALSDGTHIVVLRQSVAGDHPDAVHKVTDGGSSGDPERTDYVKDRDGAKVPLVADTLLCDRFLLVDGELKPVLEARYRRSRHKTRPDSAKDSLGTADMEGRPFHEPTQELSFVRNLSGGRFTALLVPTAVHGRQRWQLFAHNDASGRIDSFNIEQSGDGLFNLQGTQAWTSPDPAHRDAVYEPAPGTCPFTGQPLVPVVSTAGYAETALRFGEDDARVRVADAPSFAGDFTVEFWARRTATDGREEFLVGHGDEKGADRASLHIGFRDDGRFTFAFYADDLTTEARADDTDWHHWACVYQRAGRRQTVYRDGEEIGSRVADGDYTGTGPLVLGKALWHGSVRAELDEVRVWDRARTAGELTRDKGIRLIGNDPGLTAYYRFDEGSGTRLHDQTDHGRHGELHGGPRWVTSEAPLGDHPGVRRDSFTVAGRSPVSGLSAVLYHQQEDTAVGYEQTPKPVKRQARVLVSYATSGPDPKTGAATDEAYLATVDFGVGRDGRLAQIPDELSLPVLSAPEASGDVEAISALDAQVRHLDQQAAVKETELARLKRQTADPVRLREEGEALRAELEGDLTAWLYRLRFKLTYQDKEQYLAVRDDGYWGAPVVRTADKDARYAVWAFNPVDDYQDGHRCYQLRSTKGLDAQAEGGSRDNGAPLALEPRDNRHTRLTRFTVREQGDGHVVIVNRDSGRAISAIDHISTERGVQYDCDTVTRSGEGLIALERTTFRVDADSHARDLKERVEAIGARLPEAEAGSENISRLQRELAALQAELTAKREELARLTGGLKGADDIALSVPRLSLDRTGLSCCGALLEFARGADRPYLLDSATGNVVLYFRGANGQFFAAYHDTQITRSSRGFAAGDGTALTFTARDAGTDLGDVTIRIMDVGDPGRCELTVEHGDESEIWRRLPRRAADFAAIVNGAPGQNYDYTQAESNRPGVPLSAGSRLVFADAGAATEVPLGAPADLVPGYGGRWRADRPGRAYAFDGRQNIASTRTGLDHTTSNGDLTIEAWVNPERVREVARVVHANTGDSPFTLGLLAPPTPPAAALSFDGKGMIGITTGRIDLADADFTVEFWARRPTPPQGKPQIIVGHGTDSTGETRRSLHIGFRADGVFTFAFYGDDLDTEEKYTDAEWHHWACVYRTATREQVIYRDGTEIARRVAGGHYQGEGPFSFGSSYSGWVPDYARVDMDEVRLWGTARTAAEVRDRMRKRLTGDETGLAGYWPYVAPAPTVAGKPGVADRSAKGRDAAFRQGFGTVPAPTELTQEESGYRIVAGVGDRLVASRAAFPLREWSHLAVAYEQSWAVELTGGACLEVPDNDALDIVDDLTVEVFCRVDALGTAQGLLSKGRAADGAGGSMPYRLLVLPDGRLEFGFEEPDGKLVRFTSTEALTTGAFHRIAVVRKSGRSMQEHRGTKEVTAVGPDGKPVTQQVELVESVESREWQDIRFFVDGREAGTARYEGPGAKGNSGTLDIGRAHEGMETYAFTGVVAEVRVWGTARDAARLGSPVTARDHGITAHWTFEENAGNTAADTTGSHPARLRGARWTRNPDPRGSLFRLYRNGTSVACDPLEPTSESAGDYGDYGDEALCLGAMLKDDQPVQPFQGVLEDVRLWRTARTQEQLLDNLFTRLKGEKQDLLAYWSFDRASTDETADLIRDEGLRGNHLTLPDAPRRPTAVLSTAPVSSDTAQVRSALAAMRTPFHETIDGSPAVTEYADMQYTAKGDAFGVLKRAYGYLRDGRWHLVTGYKVGDLVSEWISQVQFDPQLTGYVEGAPPVPSENLTPNTMDPERSTYDGVAAVELTQAEEVVHSLSSARERSVDAAFGFALSNEVDVDMWMITAPLGFGVAKSMAKAKIAVGARGSLEFSNSWAEDTAVSQGENTTRATKVELAGSWEDPRHLLNPSVGRRYVPANMGFALVQSQTADLFALRLAHNGALVAYRIQPNLDIPKDWNVIPFPLNPRYTKQGTLDGTIGYDERGQVQDPDYAHARDHGEYSYHKPREAYAIKRRIQRDRQRLRSYYETVSTETHTADPTAERAGRVLGGALGGDASPGKARDTSGNRTGDGFSRRDIANTYVWTADGGFFAETTETTDAVSETTSGSYAFSGSVGASVGTAFEVMGVGVNAQLDASVGGGMTVTRARGKEATRSFGLSVKCEPSGNLQQYDAHRKPVFDAEGNPVNAPGKVDAYRFLSFYLGEDSEHFDTFFHKVVDPKWLENATDPNATALRQARQSDRKPPCWRVMHRVTFVSRVLPPVPPADAAPLERAMRQLDVESNYELVRRLDPYVKAAATGLPELSAAVRSALATHLPELSPHADDVVQFMAQYYGVED from the coding sequence TTGTCCAGCTTGTCCAGTGAGCAGCAGCTGCTGAAGGTCTACAGCGACCGTTCCTATGTGCACACCACCACGGTGCGCCATCAAGGCACGACGGTGGCACTGGCCATGGACGACCAGCGGCGGCTGGTGTACTCGGTGCTCGACCTCACCCGCCATGACGACGGCAAGGGGGAACTCGACGCCGCGTACTGGTCGGAGAACCCGCTGCCGCTCCGCTTCCCCACCGAGATATCCAATGTGGGCTTCGCGGCCGTGGGCGCCACCGCCTTACCGGCCGTCAAGCGCGGCGGCCGGGTCGAGGCCGCGCCGGGCGAACGGCTGGACGACGACGAGCGGGACCCATTCCTGTCCACCACCGCACGGCTCACCGCGCTCGCCCCCTTCCACGCGCTGTCCGACGGCACCCATATCGTCGTGCTGCGTCAGTCGGTCGCGGGCGACCACCCCGACGCCGTCCACAAGGTGACCGACGGGGGGTCGTCCGGCGACCCGGAGCGCACCGACTACGTGAAGGACCGGGACGGGGCGAAAGTGCCCCTGGTCGCGGACACGCTGCTGTGCGACCGCTTCCTGTTGGTCGACGGTGAGCTCAAACCCGTCCTGGAGGCCCGTTACCGCCGCAGCCGGCACAAGACCCGGCCGGATTCGGCCAAGGACAGCCTTGGCACGGCGGACATGGAAGGCCGTCCCTTCCACGAGCCCACGCAGGAGCTGTCGTTCGTCCGCAACCTCTCCGGCGGGCGTTTCACCGCGCTGCTCGTGCCCACCGCGGTACACGGCCGACAGCGCTGGCAGCTCTTCGCCCACAACGACGCCTCCGGCCGCATCGACTCGTTCAACATCGAGCAGAGCGGCGACGGCCTGTTCAACCTCCAGGGCACCCAGGCGTGGACCAGTCCCGACCCCGCCCACCGCGACGCCGTCTACGAACCCGCGCCGGGCACCTGCCCGTTCACCGGACAGCCCCTGGTACCTGTGGTCAGCACAGCGGGCTACGCGGAGACGGCCCTGCGCTTCGGCGAGGACGACGCGCGGGTACGAGTGGCCGACGCCCCGTCGTTCGCGGGTGACTTCACCGTCGAGTTCTGGGCCCGGCGCACCGCCACCGACGGCCGTGAGGAATTCCTCGTCGGCCATGGCGACGAGAAGGGCGCCGACCGTGCCTCCCTGCACATCGGCTTCCGTGACGACGGCCGCTTCACGTTCGCCTTCTACGCCGACGACCTCACCACCGAAGCCCGCGCCGACGACACCGACTGGCACCACTGGGCCTGCGTCTATCAGCGTGCCGGCCGCCGCCAGACCGTCTACCGCGACGGCGAGGAGATCGGCAGTCGCGTCGCGGACGGCGACTACACCGGTACCGGTCCGCTGGTGCTGGGCAAGGCCCTGTGGCACGGCAGCGTCCGCGCCGAACTCGACGAGGTACGCGTGTGGGACCGCGCCCGCACCGCCGGCGAACTCACACGGGACAAGGGCATCCGGCTCATCGGCAACGACCCCGGCCTGACCGCCTACTACCGTTTCGACGAGGGCTCCGGCACCCGCCTGCACGACCAGACCGACCACGGCCGGCACGGCGAACTGCACGGCGGGCCGCGGTGGGTGACCTCCGAGGCGCCCCTCGGCGACCACCCGGGCGTGCGTCGCGACAGCTTCACCGTCGCCGGCCGCAGTCCGGTCTCCGGCCTGTCCGCCGTCCTCTACCACCAGCAGGAGGACACCGCAGTCGGCTACGAGCAGACGCCCAAGCCGGTCAAGCGCCAGGCCCGCGTGCTCGTTTCGTACGCGACCTCGGGCCCCGACCCGAAGACCGGCGCCGCCACCGACGAGGCGTACCTCGCCACCGTCGACTTCGGTGTCGGCCGCGACGGCCGACTGGCCCAGATCCCCGACGAGCTGTCCCTGCCCGTGCTGAGCGCGCCGGAGGCCAGCGGAGACGTTGAGGCGATCAGTGCGCTGGACGCCCAGGTACGGCACCTGGACCAACAGGCAGCGGTCAAGGAGACCGAGCTCGCACGGCTCAAGCGGCAGACCGCGGATCCGGTACGGCTGCGCGAGGAAGGCGAGGCGCTGCGCGCCGAGTTGGAAGGCGACCTCACCGCGTGGCTCTACCGCCTGCGGTTCAAGCTCACCTACCAGGACAAGGAGCAGTACCTCGCGGTACGGGACGACGGCTACTGGGGCGCTCCGGTGGTCCGTACCGCTGACAAGGACGCGCGGTATGCCGTGTGGGCCTTCAACCCGGTGGACGATTACCAGGACGGCCATCGTTGCTACCAGCTGCGCAGCACGAAGGGCCTTGACGCACAGGCCGAGGGAGGAAGCCGGGACAACGGCGCACCACTGGCGCTGGAACCCCGCGACAACAGGCACACCAGACTCACTCGGTTCACCGTGCGTGAACAGGGCGACGGCCACGTCGTCATCGTCAACCGCGACAGCGGACGGGCCATCAGCGCCATCGATCACATCAGTACCGAACGGGGCGTGCAGTACGACTGCGACACCGTCACCCGCTCCGGCGAAGGCCTCATCGCCCTGGAGCGGACCACGTTCCGCGTCGACGCCGACTCCCATGCACGTGATCTCAAAGAACGCGTCGAAGCCATAGGGGCACGTCTGCCCGAGGCCGAGGCAGGCTCCGAGAACATCTCTCGCCTCCAGCGCGAACTCGCCGCTCTCCAAGCCGAATTGACCGCCAAGCGCGAGGAACTCGCCCGCCTCACCGGCGGCCTCAAGGGCGCCGATGACATCGCCCTGTCTGTGCCCCGGCTCTCCCTCGACCGCACCGGACTCAGCTGCTGCGGCGCCCTGCTGGAGTTCGCCCGCGGCGCCGACCGCCCATACCTGCTCGACAGCGCCACCGGCAACGTCGTGCTCTATTTCCGGGGTGCCAACGGGCAGTTCTTCGCCGCGTACCACGACACCCAGATCACGCGTTCCTCCCGCGGGTTCGCCGCCGGGGACGGCACGGCGCTCACCTTCACCGCACGGGACGCCGGCACCGACCTCGGCGACGTCACCATCCGCATCATGGACGTCGGCGATCCGGGACGGTGCGAGCTGACCGTCGAGCACGGTGACGAGAGCGAGATCTGGCGCCGGCTCCCGCGCCGCGCCGCCGACTTCGCCGCCATCGTCAACGGCGCCCCGGGCCAGAACTACGACTACACACAGGCGGAGAGCAACCGTCCCGGCGTCCCGCTCTCGGCCGGCTCCCGGCTCGTCTTCGCCGACGCCGGTGCGGCTACCGAGGTACCGCTCGGTGCGCCCGCCGACCTCGTGCCCGGGTACGGCGGGCGCTGGCGCGCCGACAGGCCCGGCCGCGCGTACGCCTTCGACGGGCGGCAGAACATCGCAAGCACCCGGACCGGGCTCGACCACACCACCAGCAACGGCGACCTGACCATCGAGGCGTGGGTCAACCCCGAGCGGGTACGTGAGGTGGCCCGCGTCGTCCACGCCAACACCGGTGACAGCCCCTTCACCCTGGGGCTGCTCGCCCCGCCCACGCCGCCCGCCGCCGCGCTGTCCTTCGACGGCAAGGGCATGATCGGCATCACCACGGGCAGAATCGACCTGGCCGACGCCGACTTCACGGTGGAGTTCTGGGCCCGGCGCCCCACGCCCCCGCAGGGGAAACCGCAGATCATCGTCGGCCACGGCACCGACAGCACCGGCGAGACCCGTCGCTCCCTGCACATCGGTTTCCGCGCGGACGGCGTCTTCACCTTCGCGTTCTACGGTGACGACCTCGACACCGAGGAGAAGTACACCGACGCCGAGTGGCACCACTGGGCCTGCGTCTACAGGACGGCCACCCGTGAGCAGGTGATCTACCGGGACGGCACCGAGATCGCCCGGCGGGTCGCGGGCGGCCACTACCAGGGCGAGGGCCCGTTCAGCTTCGGCAGTAGCTACTCGGGCTGGGTCCCCGACTACGCGCGCGTCGACATGGACGAGGTCCGGCTGTGGGGCACCGCGCGCACCGCGGCCGAGGTCCGCGACCGGATGCGCAAGCGGCTCACCGGCGACGAGACAGGGCTCGCGGGGTACTGGCCCTACGTCGCTCCCGCCCCGACCGTCGCCGGGAAACCGGGCGTCGCCGACCGTTCCGCCAAGGGCCGTGATGCCGCGTTCCGCCAGGGCTTCGGCACCGTGCCCGCCCCCACCGAGCTCACCCAGGAGGAGAGCGGCTACCGCATCGTCGCCGGTGTCGGCGACCGTCTCGTCGCCAGCCGCGCCGCCTTCCCGCTGCGTGAGTGGAGCCACCTCGCCGTCGCCTACGAGCAGTCGTGGGCCGTCGAACTCACCGGCGGGGCCTGCCTGGAGGTCCCCGACAACGACGCGCTCGACATCGTCGACGACCTCACCGTCGAGGTCTTCTGCCGCGTGGACGCCCTCGGCACCGCCCAGGGCCTACTGTCCAAGGGCCGTGCCGCCGACGGCGCGGGCGGCAGCATGCCGTACCGGCTGCTCGTCCTCCCCGACGGGCGGCTGGAGTTCGGCTTCGAGGAGCCGGACGGCAAACTGGTCCGCTTCACCTCCACCGAGGCCCTGACCACGGGCGCCTTCCACCGCATCGCCGTGGTCCGCAAGAGCGGCCGCTCGATGCAGGAGCACAGGGGCACCAAGGAGGTCACCGCGGTCGGCCCCGACGGCAAGCCCGTCACGCAGCAGGTGGAGTTGGTGGAGTCCGTCGAGTCCCGGGAGTGGCAGGACATCCGCTTCTTCGTGGACGGCCGCGAAGCCGGCACCGCCCGCTACGAGGGTCCCGGCGCCAAGGGCAACAGCGGCACCCTGGACATCGGCCGGGCCCACGAGGGCATGGAGACGTACGCGTTCACGGGTGTCGTCGCCGAGGTCCGGGTCTGGGGCACGGCCCGCGACGCGGCCCGGCTCGGCTCTCCCGTCACGGCGCGCGACCACGGCATCACCGCGCACTGGACGTTCGAGGAGAACGCGGGCAACACCGCCGCCGACACGACCGGTTCGCACCCGGCTCGGCTGCGCGGCGCCCGCTGGACCCGCAACCCCGATCCGCGCGGCAGCCTCTTCCGGCTCTACCGCAACGGAACATCGGTGGCCTGCGACCCACTGGAGCCCACATCGGAATCCGCTGGGGACTACGGCGACTACGGCGACGAGGCGCTCTGTCTGGGCGCGATGCTCAAGGACGACCAGCCGGTCCAGCCCTTCCAGGGCGTCCTGGAGGACGTACGCCTCTGGCGCACCGCCCGCACCCAGGAACAGCTCCTCGACAACCTCTTCACCCGCCTCAAGGGCGAGAAGCAGGACCTGCTCGCCTACTGGAGCTTCGACCGCGCCTCCACCGACGAGACCGCCGATCTCATCCGCGACGAGGGCCTGCGCGGCAACCACCTGACCCTGCCGGACGCCCCACGCCGTCCCACGGCCGTGCTCTCCACGGCCCCCGTCTCCAGCGACACCGCCCAGGTGCGCTCCGCGCTCGCCGCGATGCGCACGCCGTTCCACGAGACGATCGACGGCTCCCCCGCCGTCACCGAGTACGCGGACATGCAGTACACCGCCAAGGGCGACGCGTTCGGCGTGCTCAAGCGCGCGTACGGGTATCTGCGCGATGGCCGATGGCACCTGGTCACCGGCTACAAGGTCGGCGACCTCGTCAGCGAGTGGATCAGCCAGGTGCAGTTCGATCCGCAGCTGACCGGCTACGTGGAAGGCGCCCCGCCGGTCCCGTCCGAGAACCTCACCCCCAACACCATGGACCCCGAGCGCTCGACCTACGACGGCGTCGCCGCGGTCGAACTCACCCAGGCCGAAGAGGTGGTCCACTCCCTCTCGTCGGCCAGGGAGCGCAGCGTGGACGCCGCCTTCGGCTTCGCGCTGTCCAACGAGGTCGATGTCGACATGTGGATGATCACCGCGCCGCTCGGCTTCGGCGTCGCCAAGTCCATGGCCAAGGCCAAGATTGCGGTGGGCGCACGCGGCAGCCTGGAATTCTCCAACAGCTGGGCCGAGGACACCGCCGTCTCCCAGGGCGAGAACACCACCCGCGCCACCAAGGTCGAACTCGCCGGCAGCTGGGAGGACCCGCGCCACCTCCTCAACCCGTCCGTCGGCCGTCGCTATGTGCCCGCCAACATGGGCTTCGCCCTCGTGCAGTCACAGACCGCCGACCTCTTCGCCCTGCGGCTCGCCCACAACGGCGCCCTCGTCGCCTACCGCATCCAGCCCAACCTCGACATCCCCAAGGACTGGAACGTCATCCCCTTCCCCCTCAACCCCCGCTACACCAAGCAGGGCACCCTCGACGGCACCATCGGCTACGACGAACGCGGCCAGGTCCAGGACCCCGATTACGCCCACGCCCGCGACCACGGCGAGTACAGCTACCACAAGCCGCGCGAGGCGTACGCCATCAAACGCCGCATCCAGCGCGACCGGCAGCGGCTGCGCAGCTACTACGAGACCGTCTCCACCGAGACCCACACCGCTGACCCGACCGCCGAGCGCGCCGGCCGGGTCCTGGGCGGCGCGCTCGGCGGTGACGCCTCGCCGGGCAAGGCCCGGGACACGTCGGGCAACCGGACCGGGGACGGCTTCTCCCGCCGCGACATCGCCAACACCTACGTCTGGACGGCCGACGGCGGCTTCTTCGCCGAGACCACCGAGACCACCGACGCCGTCAGCGAGACGACGTCCGGTTCGTACGCGTTCTCCGGGTCGGTCGGCGCGTCAGTCGGCACCGCCTTCGAGGTCATGGGCGTGGGCGTCAACGCCCAGTTGGATGCGTCCGTCGGCGGCGGGATGACCGTCACGCGGGCTCGCGGCAAGGAGGCCACCCGCTCCTTCGGGCTGAGCGTGAAGTGCGAACCGTCCGGCAATCTCCAGCAGTACGACGCCCACCGCAAACCGGTCTTCGACGCGGAGGGCAACCCGGTCAACGCGCCGGGCAAGGTGGACGCCTACCGGTTCCTGAGCTTCTACCTCGGTGAGGACAGCGAGCACTTCGACACCTTCTTCCACAAGGTCGTCGACCCGAAGTGGCTGGAGAACGCCACCGACCCCAACGCGACCGCCCTGCGCCAGGCCCGCCAGTCGGACCGCAAGCCGCCGTGCTGGCGCGTGATGCACCGCGTCACCTTCGTCAGCCGGGTCCTGCCTCCCGTCCCGCCCGCCGACGCGGCCCCGCTGGAGCGAGCGATGCGGCAGCTCGACGTCGAGAGCAATTACGAGCTGGTTCGCCGCCTCGACCCCTACGTCAAGGCCGCGGCCACGGGCCTGCCCGAACTCTCCGCCGCGGTGCGCTCGGCCCTGGCCACCCACCTGCCGGAGCTGAGCCCGCACGCGGACGACGTGGTCCAGTTCATGGCGCAGTACTACGGGGTGGAGGACTGA